A single window of Colletes latitarsis isolate SP2378_abdomen chromosome 6, iyColLati1, whole genome shotgun sequence DNA harbors:
- the LOC143343089 gene encoding uncharacterized protein LOC143343089, with the protein MSTSVTAKLQDDMNSIPLADDDPQVIIPEEEILDNSCHISDALGRGRSMDSIPSTFTNGSCSPSSLDPDISPDEQEEKARLIAQVLELQNTLDDLSQRVDSVKEENLKLRSENQVLSQYIENLMSASSVFQSTSPNTKKK; encoded by the exons ATGTCTACGTCCGTGACAGCCAAACTTCAGGATGACATGAATAGTATACCGTTGGCTGACGATGATCCTCAAG TAATTATTCCTGAAGAAGAAATTTTGGACAACAGCTGTCACATATCTGATGCATTGGGTAGAGGACGCAGCATGGATTCTATTCCATCTACTTTCACGAATGGAAGCTGCAGCCCTAGCA GTTTAGATCCAGATATCAGCCCCGATGAGCAGGAAGAGAAAGCAAGATTGATTGCCCAAGTACTTGAACTTCAAAATACTTTAGAtg ACTTGTCTCAAAGAGTGGATAGTGTAAAAGAGGAAAACCTGAAACTGAGAAGCGAGAATCAAGTGCTGAGCCAATATATAGAAAACTTAATGTCTGCATCCAGTGTTTTTCAGTCCACCAGCCCAAATACCAAAAAGaagtga